One stretch of Eriocheir sinensis breed Jianghai 21 unplaced genomic scaffold, ASM2467909v1 Scaffold1227, whole genome shotgun sequence DNA includes these proteins:
- the LOC126989590 gene encoding uncharacterized protein LOC126989590 isoform X6 — MWYWCAGYPFTGSLITYTPRSFSASVVDSGVFPMWYWCAGYPFTGSLITYTPRSFSASVVDSGVFPMWYWCAGYPFTGSLVTYTPRSFSASVVDSGVFPVWYWCAGYPFTGSLVTYTPRSFSASVVNSGVFPMWYWCAGYPFTGSLVTYTPRSFSASVVDSGVFPMWYWCAGYPFTGSLVTFTPRSFSASVVDSGVFPMWYWCAGYPFTGSLVTYTPRSFSASVVDSGVFPMWYWCAGYPFTGSLVTYTPRSFSASVVDSGVFPMWYWCAGYPFTGSLVTFTPRSFSASVVDSGVFPMWYWCAGYPFTGSLVTYTPRSFSASVVDSGVFPMWYWCAGYPFTGSLVTYTPRSFSASVVDSGVFPMWYWCAGYPFTGSLVTYTPRSFSASVVDSGVFPMWYWCAGYPFTGSLVTYTPRSFSASVVDSGVFPMWYWCAGYPFTGSLVTYAPRSFSASVVDSGVFPMWYWCAGYPFTGSLVTYTPRSFSASVVDSGVFPMWYWCAGYPFTGSLVTFTPRSFSASVVDSGVFPMWYWCAGYPLPRCRTTFFFIEL, encoded by the exons atgtggtattggtgtgctggatatcccttcactggtagcctgataacatacactcccaggtctttctctgcctctgtggtggatagtggagtgtttcccatgtggtattggtgtgctggatatcccttcactggtagcctgataacatacactcccaggtctttctctgcctctgtggtggatagtggagtgtttcccatgtggtattggtgtgctggatatccctttactggtagcctggtaacatacactcccaggtctttctctgcctctgtggtggatagtggagtgtttcccgtgtggtattggtgtgctggatatcccttcactggtagcctggtaacatacactcccag gtctttctctgcctctgtggtgaatagtggagtgtttcccatgtggtattggtgtgctggatatcccttcactggtagcctggtaacatacactcccaggtctttctctgcctctgtggtggatagtggagtgtttcccatgtggtattggtgtgctggatatcccttcactggtagcctggtaacattcactcccag gtctttctctgcctccgtggtggatagtggagtgtttcccatgtggtattggtgtgctggatatcccttcactggtagcctggtaacatacactcccag gtctttctctgcctccgtggtggatagtggagtgtttcccatgtggtattggtgtgctggatatcccttcactggtagcctggtaacatacactcccag gtctttctctgcctctgtggtggatagtggagtgtttcccatgtggtattggtgtgctggatatcccttcactggtagcctggtaacattcactcccag gtctttctctgcctctgtggtggatagtggagtgtttcccatgtggtattggtgtgctggatatcccttcactggtagcctggtgacatacactcccag gtctttctctgcctccgtggtggatagtggagtgtttcccatgtggtattggtgtgctggatatcccttcactggtagcctggtaacatacactcccag gtctttctctgcctccgtggtggatagtggagtgtttcccatgtggtattggtgtgctggatatcccttcactggtagcctggtaacatacactcccaggtctttctctgcctccgtggtggatagtggagtgtttcccatgtggtattggtgtgctggatatcccttcactggtagcctggtaacatacactcccag gtctttctctgcctctgtggtggatagtggagtgtttcccatgtggtattggtgtgctggatatcccttcactggtagcctggtaacatacgctcccag gtctttctctgcctctgtggtggatagtggagtgtttcccatgtggtattggtgtgctggatatcccttcactggtagcctggtaacatacactcccaggtctttctctgcctctgtggtggatagtggagtgtttcccatgtggtattggtgtgctggatatcccttcactggtagcctggtaacattcactcccaggtctttctctgcctctgtggtggatagtggagtgtttcccatgtggtattggtgtgctggatatcccctcccacggtgcaggactacatttttcttcattgaattatag
- the LOC126989590 gene encoding uncharacterized protein LOC126989590 isoform X1 codes for MWYWCAGYPFTGSLITYTPRSFSASVVDSGVFPMWYWCAGYPFTGSLITYTPRSFSASVVDSGVFPMWYWCAGYPFTGSLVTYTPRSFSASVVDSGVFPVWYWCAGYPFTGSLVTYTPRSFSASVVNSGVFPMWYWCAGYPFTGSLVTYTPRSFSASVVDSGVFPMWYWCAGYPFTGSLVTFTPRSFSASVVDSGVFPMWYWCAGYPFTGSLVTYTPRSFSASVVDSGVFPMWYWCAGYPFTGSLVTYTPRSFSASVVDSGVFPMWYWCAGYPFTGSLVTYTPRSFSASVVDSGVFPMWYWCAGYPFTGSLVTYTPRSFSASVVDSGVFPMWYWCAGYPFTGSLVTYTPRSFSASVVDSGVFPMWYWCAGYPFTGSLVTFTPRSFSASVVDSGVFPMWYWCAGYPFTGSLVTYTPRSFSASVVDSGVFPMWYWCAGYPFTGSLVTYTPRSFSASVVDSGVFPMWYWCAGYPFTGSLVTYAPRSFSASVVDSGVFPMWYWCAGYPFTGSLVTYTPRSFSASVVDSGVFPMWYWCAGYPFTGSLVTFTPRSFSASVVDSGVFPMWYWCAGYPLPRCRTTFFFIEL; via the exons atgtggtattggtgtgctggatatcccttcactggtagcctgataacatacactcccaggtctttctctgcctctgtggtggatagtggagtgtttcccatgtggtattggtgtgctggatatcccttcactggtagcctgataacatacactcccaggtctttctctgcctctgtggtggatagtggagtgtttcccatgtggtattggtgtgctggatatccctttactggtagcctggtaacatacactcccaggtctttctctgcctctgtggtggatagtggagtgtttcccgtgtggtattggtgtgctggatatcccttcactggtagcctggtaacatacactcccag gtctttctctgcctctgtggtgaatagtggagtgtttcccatgtggtattggtgtgctggatatcccttcactggtagcctggtaacatacactcccaggtctttctctgcctctgtggtggatagtggagtgtttcccatgtggtattggtgtgctggatatcccttcactggtagcctggtaacattcactcccag gtctttctctgcctccgtggtggatagtggagtgtttcccatgtggtattggtgtgctggatatcccttcactggtagcctggtaacatacactcccag gtctttctctgcctccgtggtggatagtggagtgtttcccatgtggtattggtgtgctggatatcccttcactggtagcctggtaacatacactcccag gtctttctctgcctctgtggtggatagtggagtgtttcccatgtggtattggtgtgctggatatcccttcactggtagcctggtgacatacactcccag gtctttctctgcctccgtggtggatagtggagtgtttcccatgtggtattggtgtgctggatatcccttcactggtagcctggtaacatacactcccaggtctttctctgcctctgtggtggatagtggagtgtttcccatgtggtattggtgtgctggatatcccttcactggtagcctggtgacatacactcccaggtctttctctgcctctgtggtggatagtggagtgtttcccatgtggtattggtgtgctggatatcccttcactggtagcctggtaacattcactcccag gtctttctctgcctccgtggtggatagtggagtgtttcccatgtggtattggtgtgctggatatcccttcactggtagcctggtaacatacactcccaggtctttctctgcctccgtggtggatagtggagtgtttcccatgtggtattggtgtgctggatatcccttcactggtagcctggtaacatacactcccag gtctttctctgcctctgtggtggatagtggagtgtttcccatgtggtattggtgtgctggatatcccttcactggtagcctggtaacatacgctcccag gtctttctctgcctctgtggtggatagtggagtgtttcccatgtggtattggtgtgctggatatcccttcactggtagcctggtaacatacactcccaggtctttctctgcctctgtggtggatagtggagtgtttcccatgtggtattggtgtgctggatatcccttcactggtagcctggtaacattcactcccaggtctttctctgcctctgtggtggatagtggagtgtttcccatgtggtattggtgtgctggatatcccctcccacggtgcaggactacatttttcttcattgaattatag
- the LOC126989590 gene encoding uncharacterized protein LOC126989590 isoform X2: MWYWCAGYPFTGSLITYTPRSFSASVVDSGVFPMWYWCAGYPFTGSLITYTPRSFSASVVDSGVFPMWYWCAGYPFTGSLVTYTPRSFSASVVDSGVFPVWYWCAGYPFTGSLVTYTPRSFSASVVNSGVFPMWYWCAGYPFTGSLVTYTPRSFSASVVDSGVFPMWYWCAGYPFTGSLVTFTPRSFSASVVDSGVFPMWYWCAGYPFTGSLVTYTPRSFSASVVDSGVFPMWYWCAGYPFTGSLVTYTPRSFSASVVDSGVFPMWYWCAGYPFTGSLVTYTPRSFSASVVDSGVFPMWYWCAGYPFTGSLVTFTPRSFSASVVDSGVFPMWYWCAGYPFTGSLVTYTPRSFSASVVDSGVFPMWYWCAGYPFTGSLVTYTPRSFSASVVDSGVFPMWYWCAGYPFTGSLVTYTPRSFSASVVDSGVFPMWYWCAGYPFTGSLVTYTPRSFSASVVDSGVFPMWYWCAGYPFTGSLVTYAPRSFSASVVDSGVFPMWYWCAGYPFTGSLVTYTPRSFSASVVDSGVFPMWYWCAGYPFTGSLVTFTPRSFSASVVDSGVFPMWYWCAGYPLPRCRTTFFFIEL; encoded by the exons atgtggtattggtgtgctggatatcccttcactggtagcctgataacatacactcccaggtctttctctgcctctgtggtggatagtggagtgtttcccatgtggtattggtgtgctggatatcccttcactggtagcctgataacatacactcccaggtctttctctgcctctgtggtggatagtggagtgtttcccatgtggtattggtgtgctggatatccctttactggtagcctggtaacatacactcccaggtctttctctgcctctgtggtggatagtggagtgtttcccgtgtggtattggtgtgctggatatcccttcactggtagcctggtaacatacactcccag gtctttctctgcctctgtggtgaatagtggagtgtttcccatgtggtattggtgtgctggatatcccttcactggtagcctggtaacatacactcccaggtctttctctgcctctgtggtggatagtggagtgtttcccatgtggtattggtgtgctggatatcccttcactggtagcctggtaacattcactcccag gtctttctctgcctccgtggtggatagtggagtgtttcccatgtggtattggtgtgctggatatcccttcactggtagcctggtaacatacactcccag gtctttctctgcctccgtggtggatagtggagtgtttcccatgtggtattggtgtgctggatatcccttcactggtagcctggtaacatacactcccag gtctttctctgcctctgtggtggatagtggagtgtttcccatgtggtattggtgtgctggatatcccttcactggtagcctggtgacatacactcccaggtctttctctgcctctgtggtggatagtggagtgtttcccatgtggtattggtgtgctggatatcccttcactggtagcctggtaacattcactcccag gtctttctctgcctctgtggtggatagtggagtgtttcccatgtggtattggtgtgctggatatcccttcactggtagcctggtgacatacactcccag gtctttctctgcctccgtggtggatagtggagtgtttcccatgtggtattggtgtgctggatatcccttcactggtagcctggtaacatacactcccag gtctttctctgcctccgtggtggatagtggagtgtttcccatgtggtattggtgtgctggatatcccttcactggtagcctggtaacatacactcccaggtctttctctgcctccgtggtggatagtggagtgtttcccatgtggtattggtgtgctggatatcccttcactggtagcctggtaacatacactcccag gtctttctctgcctctgtggtggatagtggagtgtttcccatgtggtattggtgtgctggatatcccttcactggtagcctggtaacatacgctcccag gtctttctctgcctctgtggtggatagtggagtgtttcccatgtggtattggtgtgctggatatcccttcactggtagcctggtaacatacactcccaggtctttctctgcctctgtggtggatagtggagtgtttcccatgtggtattggtgtgctggatatcccttcactggtagcctggtaacattcactcccaggtctttctctgcctctgtggtggatagtggagtgtttcccatgtggtattggtgtgctggatatcccctcccacggtgcaggactacatttttcttcattgaattatag
- the LOC126989590 gene encoding uncharacterized protein LOC126989590 isoform X34 translates to MWYWCAGYPFTGSLITYTPRSFSASVVDSGVFPMWYWCAGYPFTGSLITYTPRSFSASVVDSGVFPMWYWCAGYPFTGSLVTYTPRSFSASVVDSGVFPVWYWCAGYPFTGSLVTYTPRSFSASVVNSGVFPMWYWCAGYPFTGSLVTYTPRSFSASVVDSGVFPMWYWCAGYPFTGSLVTFTPRSFSASVVDSGVFPMWYWCAGYPFTGSLVTYTPRSFSASVVDSGVFPMWYWCAGYPFTGSLVTYTPRSFSTSGVDSEVFPMWYWCAGYPFTGSLVTYTPRSFSASVVDSGVFPMWYWCAGYPFTGSLVTYTPRSFSASVVDSGVFPMWYWCAGYPFTGSLVTFTPRSFSASVVDSGVFPMWYWCAGYPLPRCRTTFFFIEL, encoded by the exons atgtggtattggtgtgctggatatcccttcactggtagcctgataacatacactcccaggtctttctctgcctctgtggtggatagtggagtgtttcccatgtggtattggtgtgctggatatcccttcactggtagcctgataacatacactcccaggtctttctctgcctctgtggtggatagtggagtgtttcccatgtggtattggtgtgctggatatccctttactggtagcctggtaacatacactcccaggtctttctctgcctctgtggtggatagtggagtgtttcccgtgtggtattggtgtgctggatatcccttcactggtagcctggtaacatacactcccag gtctttctctgcctctgtggtgaatagtggagtgtttcccatgtggtattggtgtgctggatatcccttcactggtagcctggtaacatacactcccaggtctttctctgcctctgtggtggatagtggagtgtttcccatgtggtattggtgtgctggatatcccttcactggtagcctggtaacattcactcccag gtctttctctgcctccgtggtggatagtggagtgtttcccatgtggtattggtgtgctggatatcccttcactggtagcctggtaacatacactcccag gtctttctctgcctccgtggtggatagtggagtgtttcccatgtggtattggtgtgctggatatcccttcactggtagcctggtaacatacactcccaggtctttctctacctctggggtggatagtgaagtgtttcccatgtggtattggtgtgctggatatcccttcactggtagcctggtaacatacactcccag gtctttctctgcctctgtggtggatagtggagtgtttcccatgtggtattggtgtgctggatatcccttcactggtagcctggtaacatacactcccaggtctttctctgcctctgtggtggatagtggagtgtttcccatgtggtattggtgtgctggatatcccttcactggtagcctggtaacattcactcccaggtctttctctgcctctgtggtggatagtggagtgtttcccatgtggtattggtgtgctggatatcccctcccacggtgcaggactacatttttcttcattgaattatag
- the LOC126989590 gene encoding uncharacterized protein LOC126989590 isoform X28, protein MWYWCAGYPFTGSLITYTPRSFSASVVDSGVFPMWYWCAGYPFTGSLITYTPRSFSASVVDSGVFPMWYWCAGYPFTGSLVTYTPRSFSASVVDSGVFPVWYWCAGYPFTGSLVTYTPRSFSASVVDSGVFPMWYWCAGYPFTGSLVTFTPRSFSASVVDSGVFPMWYWCAGYPFTGSLVTYTPRSFSASVVDSGVFPMWYWCAGYPFTGSLVTYTPRSFSASVVDSGVFPMWYWCAGYPFTGSLVTYTPRSFSASVVDSGVFPMWYWCAGYPFTGSLVTYTPRSFSASVVDSGVFPMWYWCAGYPFTGSLVTYAPRSFSASVVDSGVFPMWYWCAGYPFTGSLVTYTPRSFSASVVDSGVFPMWYWCAGYPFTGSLVTFTPRSFSASVVDSGVFPMWYWCAGYPLPRCRTTFFFIEL, encoded by the exons atgtggtattggtgtgctggatatcccttcactggtagcctgataacatacactcccaggtctttctctgcctctgtggtggatagtggagtgtttcccatgtggtattggtgtgctggatatcccttcactggtagcctgataacatacactcccaggtctttctctgcctctgtggtggatagtggagtgtttcccatgtggtattggtgtgctggatatccctttactggtagcctggtaacatacactcccaggtctttctctgcctctgtggtggatagtggagtgtttcccgtgtggtattggtgtgctggatatcccttcactggtagcctggtaacatacactcccag gtctttctctgcctctgtggtggatagtggagtgtttcccatgtggtattggtgtgctggatatcccttcactggtagcctggtaacattcactcccag gtctttctctgcctctgtggtggatagtggagtgtttcccatgtggtattggtgtgctggatatcccttcactggtagcctggtgacatacactcccag gtctttctctgcctccgtggtggatagtggagtgtttcccatgtggtattggtgtgctggatatcccttcactggtagcctggtaacatacactcccag gtctttctctgcctccgtggtggatagtggagtgtttcccatgtggtattggtgtgctggatatcccttcactggtagcctggtaacatacactcccaggtctttctctgcctccgtggtggatagtggagtgtttcccatgtggtattggtgtgctggatatcccttcactggtagcctggtaacatacactcccag gtctttctctgcctctgtggtggatagtggagtgtttcccatgtggtattggtgtgctggatatcccttcactggtagcctggtaacatacgctcccag gtctttctctgcctctgtggtggatagtggagtgtttcccatgtggtattggtgtgctggatatcccttcactggtagcctggtaacatacactcccaggtctttctctgcctctgtggtggatagtggagtgtttcccatgtggtattggtgtgctggatatcccttcactggtagcctggtaacattcactcccaggtctttctctgcctctgtggtggatagtggagtgtttcccatgtggtattggtgtgctggatatcccctcccacggtgcaggactacatttttcttcattgaattatag
- the LOC126989590 gene encoding uncharacterized protein LOC126989590 isoform X16, with product MWYWCAGYPFTGSLITYTPRSFSASVVDSGVFPMWYWCAGYPFTGSLITYTPRSFSASVVDSGVFPMWYWCAGYPFTGSLVTYTPRSFSASVVDSGVFPVWYWCAGYPFTGSLVTYTPRSFSASVVDSGVFPMWYWCAGYPFTGSLVTYTPRSFSASVVDSGVFPMWYWCAGYPFTGSLVTYTPRSFSASVVDSGVFPMWYWCAGYPFTGSLVTYTPRSFSASVVDSGVFPMWYWCAGYPFTGSLVTFTPRSFSASVVDSGVFPMWYWCAGYPFTGSLVTYTPRSFSASVVDSGVFPMWYWCAGYPFTGSLVTYTPRSFSASVVDSGVFPMWYWCAGYPFTGSLVTYAPRSFSASVVDSGVFPMWYWCAGYPFTGSLVTYTPRSFSASVVDSGVFPMWYWCAGYPFTGSLVTFTPRSFSASVVDSGVFPMWYWCAGYPLPRCRTTFFFIEL from the exons atgtggtattggtgtgctggatatcccttcactggtagcctgataacatacactcccaggtctttctctgcctctgtggtggatagtggagtgtttcccatgtggtattggtgtgctggatatcccttcactggtagcctgataacatacactcccaggtctttctctgcctctgtggtggatagtggagtgtttcccatgtggtattggtgtgctggatatccctttactggtagcctggtaacatacactcccaggtctttctctgcctctgtggtggatagtggagtgtttcccgtgtggtattggtgtgctggatatcccttcactggtagcctggtaacatacactcccag gtctttctctgcctctgtggtggatagtggagtgtttcccatgtggtattggtgtgctggatatcccttcactggtagcctggtgacatacactcccag gtctttctctgcctccgtggtggatagtggagtgtttcccatgtggtattggtgtgctggatatcccttcactggtagcctggtaacatacactcccaggtctttctctgcctctgtggtggatagtggagtgtttcccatgtggtattggtgtgctggatatcccttcactggtagcctggtgacatacactcccaggtctttctctgcctctgtggtggatagtggagtgtttcccatgtggtattggtgtgctggatatcccttcactggtagcctggtaacattcactcccag gtctttctctgcctccgtggtggatagtggagtgtttcccatgtggtattggtgtgctggatatcccttcactggtagcctggtaacatacactcccaggtctttctctgcctccgtggtggatagtggagtgtttcccatgtggtattggtgtgctggatatcccttcactggtagcctggtaacatacactcccag gtctttctctgcctctgtggtggatagtggagtgtttcccatgtggtattggtgtgctggatatcccttcactggtagcctggtaacatacgctcccag gtctttctctgcctctgtggtggatagtggagtgtttcccatgtggtattggtgtgctggatatcccttcactggtagcctggtaacatacactcccaggtctttctctgcctctgtggtggatagtggagtgtttcccatgtggtattggtgtgctggatatcccttcactggtagcctggtaacattcactcccaggtctttctctgcctctgtggtggatagtggagtgtttcccatgtggtattggtgtgctggatatcccctcccacggtgcaggactacatttttcttcattgaattatag
- the LOC126989590 gene encoding uncharacterized protein LOC126989590 isoform X25, which translates to MWYWCAGYPFTGSLITYTPRSFSASVVDSGVFPMWYWCAGYPFTGSLITYTPRSFSASVVDSGVFPMWYWCAGYPFTGSLVTYTPRSFSASVVDSGVFPVWYWCAGYPFTGSLVTYTPRSFSASVVNSGVFPMWYWCAGYPFTGSLVTYTPRSFSASVVDSGVFPMWYWCAGYPFTGSLVTFTPRSFSASVVDSGVFPMWYWCAGYPFTGSLVTYTPRSFSASVVDSGVFPMWYWCAGYPFTGSLVTYTPRSFSASVVDSGVFPMWYWCAGYPFTGSLVTYTPRSFSASVVDSGVFPMWYWCAGYPFTGSLVTYAPRSFSASVVDSGVFPMWYWCAGYPFTGSLVTYTPRSFSASVVDSGVFPMWYWCAGYPFTGSLVTFTPRSFSASVVDSGVFPMWYWCAGYPLPRCRTTFFFIEL; encoded by the exons atgtggtattggtgtgctggatatcccttcactggtagcctgataacatacactcccaggtctttctctgcctctgtggtggatagtggagtgtttcccatgtggtattggtgtgctggatatcccttcactggtagcctgataacatacactcccaggtctttctctgcctctgtggtggatagtggagtgtttcccatgtggtattggtgtgctggatatccctttactggtagcctggtaacatacactcccaggtctttctctgcctctgtggtggatagtggagtgtttcccgtgtggtattggtgtgctggatatcccttcactggtagcctggtaacatacactcccag gtctttctctgcctctgtggtgaatagtggagtgtttcccatgtggtattggtgtgctggatatcccttcactggtagcctggtaacatacactcccaggtctttctctgcctctgtggtggatagtggagtgtttcccatgtggtattggtgtgctggatatcccttcactggtagcctggtaacattcactcccag gtctttctctgcctccgtggtggatagtggagtgtttcccatgtggtattggtgtgctggatatcccttcactggtagcctggtaacatacactcccag gtctttctctgcctccgtggtggatagtggagtgtttcccatgtggtattggtgtgctggatatcccttcactggtagcctggtaacatacactcccaggtctttctctgcctccgtggtggatagtggagtgtttcccatgtggtattggtgtgctggatatcccttcactggtagcctggtaacatacactcccag gtctttctctgcctctgtggtggatagtggagtgtttcccatgtggtattggtgtgctggatatcccttcactggtagcctggtaacatacgctcccag gtctttctctgcctctgtggtggatagtggagtgtttcccatgtggtattggtgtgctggatatcccttcactggtagcctggtaacatacactcccaggtctttctctgcctctgtggtggatagtggagtgtttcccatgtggtattggtgtgctggatatcccttcactggtagcctggtaacattcactcccaggtctttctctgcctctgtggtggatagtggagtgtttcccatgtggtattggtgtgctggatatcccctcccacggtgcaggactacatttttcttcattgaattatag